A portion of the Pararge aegeria chromosome 10, ilParAegt1.1, whole genome shotgun sequence genome contains these proteins:
- the LOC120626771 gene encoding uncharacterized protein LOC120626771 isoform X10 gives MGLTDWDSRIGYYSGEESVGSINTMSICKSELLFSPVKEGAHGVHFSVDSLDCELPTEQDLILTCQANKDNYTIAFEGSLTIYSEDSECAEFTVNQKHDKLVKKDLNIALDNDERTRRNLELLERCKKLTNKLTTSMARSDLGLTTWSKLKKQTSHSPLKRHPSGNNNEESNESTDNTSEMNNSVIKSQSLPNLYRKKLLSSSINSAALSNSTVDSFTANQRLIGTPTCMKVYDVSLNRSTLGSQHSEPMSTSSTDNQTSSDKSQTKQSFNLVKLFMKQKSTSNDGIVSMDQLDRSECWPSSSGGESGESMGEQKLGIFKSSHAERPQVDLPIEALEETSSAVYEEIRTPNPYNRVYDEVLIEEEEVEGANKLSDNESNLYAIVNKPHFKRTNLNITNSPSKGRYSRKSCSSQSSATSVSISSCSESDGTQITRMNRVLQRESCDTKATSTHLEAAKLDKSMQTSSLQVSSMSHDREIYKVVEASFLEKLKEGDCEKPVFVLYPNYTLPDISFLNGRPNIYLSPVKVNISPKSNDTRKNRMQLKGKRPFSCTDVEMLKKKGLGHIKDWDSLNFLLPLECRQLLSEMPELMQYIKEKDIPNKSDKYCNLSPASKKNRPMSCDCTNLANTTAVSSSSSTATQPSSGYRGSSTMLTDESSQNSPAPTGNFNPLFVYRYDSATSSEASCANTEGQRINPSIPKRSLSLADQNRIAKQGELAPPRPPLPKSILRKSMDKTRKTTAQTKRYSMFELDDFIQDPIVCASAAVENKTKRRSLQEPYYLQNQTNFDYRKNNDLAAKRLSQQFLDAADKDADYNEYYQDEGVGTESSLESGKSNEIKFHRPHTPPLPKPRTKKIEYIDFPPPGALISSADLQQLEEFLKQSGINCQNMDEWDQNQVQKVRSQVTKFLQMKRSQEENQRSTDSSSSSCNSKKSVSFAQKPDTKPDVQQSQTKPLDELKVASLATPPNSPNISAMVAQRHYQAKNLAEIPICEEGEVSPDEFLSPTTQNDGRQKYDLIDVSQKRALVSNVTDAVEMLIQHFSPATDQAELAFLGDSKQSPACAKIALNALCPALYAIFRDGLKENIETSFGAVNNSVWQMVEATARQGPITKSLNELVLRINSEDAVTEGLVKFNAFILGLLNAQSVDAWVSYVRTRESILAKHYDSDSLILAGCVGESRCRALLDTLLASLEPLRLLPFSLDLMFEMRELHRSFKRIENDMRAASRPTTINTPPLTLNQRNLLKLVRSMQSSAISSDDCQTSVIMRHKEPRNKEPSTPDLLNESANVKTTVEKNRPRSCVNPSPIGYDMCPNNSRIDLENNRRWSGVHLGSKLMQAFDRLVFDDSDDYTDSLENNKPSAKAPGNDTKLDISGEEQWRPGSANSSASGNTGAGSNNSGGKFRRLQLKWEMLSTAESPVTPSGETSPATARGSKIPRPVSSPVRPQAPTAQSPAKNTHRGIPVPVRKGSSPTTTAPRPNTTRAGATNKKPPQPANRGIPEKSTRKPADKTRIANVAAKKANSSMKSPASRVDGACVGGAPRPASLPYGRAAPPPAPRRAASSSAARAHAHHAQQKNKYVRTLWHRLPSDSGHLAFNEGERLRLILEVDDQYLLCCRGDQKGLVPRDAVLLEDF, from the exons ATGGGCCTAACGGATTGGGATTCCCGCATTGGGTACTATTCA GGTGAAGAATCTGTCGGTTCCATCAATACAATGTCGATATGTAAATCAGAGCTGTTGTTTTCGCCGGTCAAAGAAGGTGCCCATGGAGTTCACTTCAGCGTTGATAGTCTTGACTGTGAGCTGCCAACTGAACAAGATCTTATTCTCACATGTCAAGCGAATAAAGATAATTACACCATCGCCTTCGAGGGCAGTCTCACCATTTACTCTGAGGACAGTGAGTGCGCTGAATTCACCGTCAATCAAAAACATG ACAAATTGGTTAAGAAAGATTTAAACATAGCCTTAGATAATGATGAAAGAACGCGCAGGAATTTAGAATTACTAGAAAGATGTAAGAAATTAACTAATAAGCTAACAACTTCTATGGCCAGAAGTGATTTAGGTTTAACTACCTGGAGTAAGCTTAAAAAACAAACCAGTCATTCACCCCTAAAGAG gcATCCATCTGGAAATAACAATGAAGAATCAAATGAATCAACCGATAATACAAGTGAAATGAACAATTCAGTAATCAAAAGTCAAAGCTTACCAAACTTGTACAGGAAAAAACTGCTGAGCAGTTCAATCAATTCTGCTGCATTAAGCAACTCAACG gtcgACTCTTTTACAGCCAACCAAAGACTAATTGGAACACCAACATGTATGAAGGTTTATGATGTTTCACTAAATCGTTCAACACTTGGCAGTCAACATTCGGAACCTATGAGCACATCTTCTACGGACAACCAAACGTCGTCTGATAAAAGTCAGACGAAACAGTCTTTTAATCTGGTGAAGCtttttatgaaacaaaaaagCACTAGTAATGATGGTATTGTTAGTATGGATCAATTAGATCGATCGGAGTGCTGGCCTTCTAGTTCAGGGGGTGAAAGCGGAGAGTCAATGGGGGAGCAAAAGCTAGGCATTTTCAAAAGCAGTCATGCTGAAAGACCTCAAGTCGATTTACCTATCGAGGCGCTTGAAGAAACGTCATCAGCAGTTTATGAAGAAATTCGAACACCAAATCCATATAATAGAGTTTATGACGAAGTGTTAATAGAGGAAGAAGAAGTTGAAGGGGCTAATAAGTTGAGTGATAACGAATCTAATCTATATGCTATTGTGAATAAACCTCACTTTAAAAGAACaaacttaaatattacaaatagcCCCTCAAAAGGAAGATATAGTAGAAAATCATGTTCCTCTCAGTCATCGGCCACGAGTGTTAGTATTTCTAGTTGTTCTGAGTCTGATGGTACCCAAATAACAAGAATGAATAGGGTACTGCAAAGAGAATCATGTGATACTAAAGCCACTTCTACGCATCTTGAAGCTGCTAAGCTAGATAAAAGCATGCAAACATCATCTCTTCAAGTTTCATCTATGTCACATGACCGAGAAATATATAAAGTTGTAGAGGCTTCGTTCCTTGAAAAACTAAAAGAGGGCGATTGTGAAAAAcctgtttttgttttgtatccTAATTATACTTTACCAGACATAAGCTTTTTGAATGGCAgacctaatatatatttaagtccagtaaaagtaaatatatcACCAAAATCAAATGACACCCGAAAAAATAGAATGCAACTAAAAGGTAAACGACCGTTTTCATGCACTGATGTAGAAATGCTTAAGAAAAAAGGTCTTGGCCATATTAAAGATTGGGATTCCCTGAATTTCTTGCTACCGCTTGAATGTAGACAGTTACTCTCCGAAATGCCAGAATTAATGCagtatattaaagaaaaagataTACCAAATAAATCTGATAAATACTGTAATTTATCACCTGCATCAAAGAAGAATAGGCCAATGAGTTGTGATTGCACCAATTTAGCCAATACTACAGCTGTTTCGTCAAGTTCAAGTACAGCAACTCAACCATCATCAGGATATCGAGGGTCGTCAACAATGTTAACTGATGAATCCTCTCAAAATAGCCCTGCTCCTACAGGAAACTTTAATCCATTATTTGTTTACCGCTACGACAGTGCTACAAGTTCTGAAGCCAGTTGTGCAAATACTGAAGGTCAAAGAATAAATCCATCGATACCAAAACGGTCACTGTCTCTAGCCGATCAAAATAGAATAGCAAAACAAGGAGAACTTGCTCCTCCAAGACCCCCTTTACCTAAGAGTATTTTACGTAAATCTATGGATAAAACACGCAAAACTACTGCGCAAACAAAACGATACAGTATGTTTGAACTCGACGATTTTATTCAAGACCCAATAGTATGCGCTTCAGCTGCTGTGGAGAATAAAACTAAGAGAAGGTCACTTCAAGAGCCTTATTATCTTCAAAATCAAACAAATTTTGATTACAGAAAAAATAATGACTTAGCTGCCAAAAGATTGTCTCAACAATTCTTAGATGCTGCTGATAAAGACGCTGATTATAACGAATATTATCAAGATGAAGGAGTTGGGACTGAAAGCAGCCTTGAGTCAGGAAAATCGAATGAAATAAAGTTTCATAGACCGCATACGCCTCCGCTTCCGAAACCAAGAACCAAGAAAATTGAATACATTGATTTTCCACCACCCGGTGCACTTATAAGCAGCGCTGATTTACAACAGTTAGAAGAGTTTCTCAAGCAAAGTGGGATCAACTGTCAAAACATGGATGAATGGGATCAAAATCAAGTTCAAAAGGTAAGAAGTCAGGTTACGAAATTCCTCCAAATGAAGCGTTCCCAGGAAGAAAACCAAAGGTCTACAGATTCAAGTAGCAGTAGTTGCAATAGCAAGAAATCGGTTAGCTTCGCACAGAAGCCAGATACTAAACCTGATGTACAACAAAGTCAAACAAAACCTTTAGATGAACTAAAAGTAGCAAGTCTTGCTACACCGCCAAATTCGCCGAATATTTCTGCTATGGTAGCACAAAGACACTATCAG GCCAAAAATTTAGCCGAGATACCTATTTGCGAAGAAGGAGAAGTAAGTCCAGATGAATTTTTAAGTCCTACAACACAAAATGATGGAAGACAAAAGTACGACCTCATTGATGTCTCTCAAAAAAGAG CATTAGTCTCTAATGTAACGGATGCTGTTGAAATGTTGATTCAGCACTTTTCTCCTGCAACGGATCAAGCAGAACTAGCTTTCTTAGGTGATTCAAAACAATCACCGGCTTGTGCAAAGATTGCCCTAAATGCTTTGTGTCCAGCATTATACGCCATATTTAGAGATGGtctaaaggaaaacattgaaaCTTCTTTTGGTGCTGTCAATAACTCTGTCTGGCAAATGGTAGAAGCGACAGCTAGACAAg GTCCCATAACCAAGTCCCTTAATGAACTGGTTTTAAGAATAAACAGTGAAGACGCAGTAACGGAAGGATTGGTCAAATTCAATGCATTTATTTTAGGTCTATTAAA CGCACAATCTGTAGATGCGTGGGTGTCGTATGTGCGGACAAGGGAATCAATACTAGCAAAGCACTACGACTCCGATTCTCTCATCCTAGCGGGTTGCGTAGGCGAATCGCGATGTAGAGCCCTGTTGGATACGTTGCTGGCCAGCCTCGAACCACTCAGACTTCTGCCGTTCTCCCTTGATCTTATGTTCGAAATGCGCGAGTTACACCGAAGTTTCAAGAGGATTGAAAACGATATGAGAGCTGCTAGTAGG CCCACTACGATTAACACTCCGCCACTAACACTGAACCAGAGAAACCTGCTGAAGCTGGTCCGTTCGATGCAGTCCAGCGCCATTTCGAGTGACGACTGTCAGACTAGTGTCATAATGAGACACAAAGAGCCCAGAAACAAAGAGCCATCCACGCCAGACTTGTTGAACGAGTCGGCAAATGTTAAGACTACTGTTGAAAAAAATAGGCCGAGGTCATGTGTAAACCCATCTCCTATAGGCTACGACATGTGTCCTAACAACAGTAGAATAGACCTTGAGAATAATCGGAGATGGTCAGGAGTGCACCTGGGCTCGAAATTGATGCAAGCATTTGACAGATTAGTATTTGATGACAGTGATGATTACACTGATAGTCTAGAAAACAATAAGCCCTCCGCTAAAGCACCCGGCAATGACACGAAG CTGGATATAAGCGGCGAGGAGCAGTGGCGGCCGGGCTCAGCCAACAGCAGTGCGAGTGGGAACACAGGCGCTGGCAGCAACAACTCGGGGGGAAAGTTCCGACGTTTACAGCTAAAATGGGAAATGCTGAGTACTGCCGAAAGCCCCGTCACGCCATCTG GAGAAACATCACCAGCTACAGCTCGAGGATCCAAAATCCCACGGCCGGTGTCATCACCAGTCCGGCCTCAGGCGCCAACAGCGCAGTCGCCCGCCAAAAACACGCAtcg AGGCATCCCCGTACCGGTACGTAAAGGTTCTTCGCCCACAACAACGGCTCCACGTCCTAACACTACGAGGGCAGGTGCCACGAATAAGAAACCTCCGCAACCCGCCAatag AGGTATACCTGAGAAGTCAACGAGAAAACCTGCGGACAAAACTCGAATCGCAAACGTTGCTGCTAAAAAAGCAAACAGTTCTATGAAGTCGCC AGCGTCTCGCGTGGACGGTGCGTGTGTGGGCGGTGCACCGCGGCCCGCGTCGCTGCCGTACGGGCGAGCCGCGCCGCCACCCGCACCTCGTCGCGCCGCTTCATCGTCGGCAGCGCGGGCGCACGCGCACCACGCACAACAGAAGAACAA ATACGTGAGAACGCTTTGGCACAGACTACCATCAGACTCAGGTCACTTAGCGTTCAACGAGGGCGAAAGACTACGGCTGATCCTAGAGGTGGATGACCAGTACCTATTGTGCTGTCGCGGAGACCAGAAGGGATTGGTTCCCCGCGATGCTGTGCTTTTAGAGGATTTCTGA
- the LOC120626771 gene encoding uncharacterized protein LOC120626771 isoform X12, with protein MGLTDWDSRIGYYSGEESVGSINTMSICKSELLFSPVKEGAHGVHFSVDSLDCELPTEQDLILTCQANKDNYTIAFEGSLTIYSEDSECAEFTVNQKHDKLVKKDLNIALDNDERTRRNLELLERCKKLTNKLTTSMARSDLGLTTWSKLKKQTSHSPLKRHPSGNNNEESNESTDNTSEMNNSVIKSQSLPNLYRKKLLSSSINSAALSNSTVDSFTANQRLIGTPTCMKVYDVSLNRSTLGSQHSEPMSTSSTDNQTSSDKSQTKQSFNLVKLFMKQKSTSNDGIVSMDQLDRSECWPSSSGGESGESMGEQKLGIFKSSHAERPQVDLPIEALEETSSAVYEEIRTPNPYNRVYDEVLIEEEEVEGANKLSDNESNLYAIVNKPHFKRTNLNITNSPSKGRYSRKSCSSQSSATSVSISSCSESDGTQITRMNRVLQRESCDTKATSTHLEAAKLDKSMQTSSLQVSSMSHDREIYKVVEASFLEKLKEGDCEKPVFVLYPNYTLPDISFLNGRPNIYLSPVKVNISPKSNDTRKNRMQLKGKRPFSCTDVEMLKKKGLGHIKDWDSLNFLLPLECRQLLSEMPELMQYIKEKDIPNKSDKYCNLSPASKKNRPMSCDCTNLANTTAVSSSSSTATQPSSGYRGSSTMLTDESSQNSPAPTGNFNPLFVYRYDSATSSEASCANTEGQRINPSIPKRSLSLADQNRIAKQGELAPPRPPLPKSILRKSMDKTRKTTAQTKRYSMFELDDFIQDPIVCASAAVENKTKRRSLQEPYYLQNQTNFDYRKNNDLAAKRLSQQFLDAADKDADYNEYYQDEGVGTESSLESGKSNEIKFHRPHTPPLPKPRTKKIEYIDFPPPGALISSADLQQLEEFLKQSGINCQNMDEWDQNQVQKAKNLAEIPICEEGEVSPDEFLSPTTQNDGRQKYDLIDVSQKRALVSNVTDAVEMLIQHFSPATDQAELAFLGDSKQSPACAKIALNALCPALYAIFRDGLKENIETSFGAVNNSVWQMVEATARQGPITKSLNELVLRINSEDAVTEGLVKFNAFILGLLNAQSVDAWVSYVRTRESILAKHYDSDSLILAGCVGESRCRALLDTLLASLEPLRLLPFSLDLMFEMRELHRSFKRIENDMRAASRPTTINTPPLTLNQRNLLKLVRSMQSSAISSDDCQTSVIMRHKEPRNKEPSTPDLLNESANVKTTVEKNRPRSCVNPSPIGYDMCPNNSRIDLENNRRWSGVHLGSKLMQAFDRLVFDDSDDYTDSLENNKPSAKAPGNDTKLDISGEEQWRPGSANSSASGNTGAGSNNSGGKFRRLQLKWEMLSTAESPVTPSGETSPATARGSKIPRPVSSPVRPQAPTAQSPAKNTHRGIPVPVRKGSSPTTTAPRPNTTRAGATNKKPPQPANRGIPEKSTRKPADKTRIANVAAKKANSSMKSPASRVDGACVGGAPRPASLPYGRAAPPPAPRRAASSSAARAHAHHAQQKNKYVRTLWHRLPSDSGHLAFNEGERLRLILEVDDQYLLCCRGDQKGLVPRDAVLLEDF; from the exons ATGGGCCTAACGGATTGGGATTCCCGCATTGGGTACTATTCA GGTGAAGAATCTGTCGGTTCCATCAATACAATGTCGATATGTAAATCAGAGCTGTTGTTTTCGCCGGTCAAAGAAGGTGCCCATGGAGTTCACTTCAGCGTTGATAGTCTTGACTGTGAGCTGCCAACTGAACAAGATCTTATTCTCACATGTCAAGCGAATAAAGATAATTACACCATCGCCTTCGAGGGCAGTCTCACCATTTACTCTGAGGACAGTGAGTGCGCTGAATTCACCGTCAATCAAAAACATG ACAAATTGGTTAAGAAAGATTTAAACATAGCCTTAGATAATGATGAAAGAACGCGCAGGAATTTAGAATTACTAGAAAGATGTAAGAAATTAACTAATAAGCTAACAACTTCTATGGCCAGAAGTGATTTAGGTTTAACTACCTGGAGTAAGCTTAAAAAACAAACCAGTCATTCACCCCTAAAGAG gcATCCATCTGGAAATAACAATGAAGAATCAAATGAATCAACCGATAATACAAGTGAAATGAACAATTCAGTAATCAAAAGTCAAAGCTTACCAAACTTGTACAGGAAAAAACTGCTGAGCAGTTCAATCAATTCTGCTGCATTAAGCAACTCAACG gtcgACTCTTTTACAGCCAACCAAAGACTAATTGGAACACCAACATGTATGAAGGTTTATGATGTTTCACTAAATCGTTCAACACTTGGCAGTCAACATTCGGAACCTATGAGCACATCTTCTACGGACAACCAAACGTCGTCTGATAAAAGTCAGACGAAACAGTCTTTTAATCTGGTGAAGCtttttatgaaacaaaaaagCACTAGTAATGATGGTATTGTTAGTATGGATCAATTAGATCGATCGGAGTGCTGGCCTTCTAGTTCAGGGGGTGAAAGCGGAGAGTCAATGGGGGAGCAAAAGCTAGGCATTTTCAAAAGCAGTCATGCTGAAAGACCTCAAGTCGATTTACCTATCGAGGCGCTTGAAGAAACGTCATCAGCAGTTTATGAAGAAATTCGAACACCAAATCCATATAATAGAGTTTATGACGAAGTGTTAATAGAGGAAGAAGAAGTTGAAGGGGCTAATAAGTTGAGTGATAACGAATCTAATCTATATGCTATTGTGAATAAACCTCACTTTAAAAGAACaaacttaaatattacaaatagcCCCTCAAAAGGAAGATATAGTAGAAAATCATGTTCCTCTCAGTCATCGGCCACGAGTGTTAGTATTTCTAGTTGTTCTGAGTCTGATGGTACCCAAATAACAAGAATGAATAGGGTACTGCAAAGAGAATCATGTGATACTAAAGCCACTTCTACGCATCTTGAAGCTGCTAAGCTAGATAAAAGCATGCAAACATCATCTCTTCAAGTTTCATCTATGTCACATGACCGAGAAATATATAAAGTTGTAGAGGCTTCGTTCCTTGAAAAACTAAAAGAGGGCGATTGTGAAAAAcctgtttttgttttgtatccTAATTATACTTTACCAGACATAAGCTTTTTGAATGGCAgacctaatatatatttaagtccagtaaaagtaaatatatcACCAAAATCAAATGACACCCGAAAAAATAGAATGCAACTAAAAGGTAAACGACCGTTTTCATGCACTGATGTAGAAATGCTTAAGAAAAAAGGTCTTGGCCATATTAAAGATTGGGATTCCCTGAATTTCTTGCTACCGCTTGAATGTAGACAGTTACTCTCCGAAATGCCAGAATTAATGCagtatattaaagaaaaagataTACCAAATAAATCTGATAAATACTGTAATTTATCACCTGCATCAAAGAAGAATAGGCCAATGAGTTGTGATTGCACCAATTTAGCCAATACTACAGCTGTTTCGTCAAGTTCAAGTACAGCAACTCAACCATCATCAGGATATCGAGGGTCGTCAACAATGTTAACTGATGAATCCTCTCAAAATAGCCCTGCTCCTACAGGAAACTTTAATCCATTATTTGTTTACCGCTACGACAGTGCTACAAGTTCTGAAGCCAGTTGTGCAAATACTGAAGGTCAAAGAATAAATCCATCGATACCAAAACGGTCACTGTCTCTAGCCGATCAAAATAGAATAGCAAAACAAGGAGAACTTGCTCCTCCAAGACCCCCTTTACCTAAGAGTATTTTACGTAAATCTATGGATAAAACACGCAAAACTACTGCGCAAACAAAACGATACAGTATGTTTGAACTCGACGATTTTATTCAAGACCCAATAGTATGCGCTTCAGCTGCTGTGGAGAATAAAACTAAGAGAAGGTCACTTCAAGAGCCTTATTATCTTCAAAATCAAACAAATTTTGATTACAGAAAAAATAATGACTTAGCTGCCAAAAGATTGTCTCAACAATTCTTAGATGCTGCTGATAAAGACGCTGATTATAACGAATATTATCAAGATGAAGGAGTTGGGACTGAAAGCAGCCTTGAGTCAGGAAAATCGAATGAAATAAAGTTTCATAGACCGCATACGCCTCCGCTTCCGAAACCAAGAACCAAGAAAATTGAATACATTGATTTTCCACCACCCGGTGCACTTATAAGCAGCGCTGATTTACAACAGTTAGAAGAGTTTCTCAAGCAAAGTGGGATCAACTGTCAAAACATGGATGAATGGGATCAAAATCAAGTTCAAAAG GCCAAAAATTTAGCCGAGATACCTATTTGCGAAGAAGGAGAAGTAAGTCCAGATGAATTTTTAAGTCCTACAACACAAAATGATGGAAGACAAAAGTACGACCTCATTGATGTCTCTCAAAAAAGAG CATTAGTCTCTAATGTAACGGATGCTGTTGAAATGTTGATTCAGCACTTTTCTCCTGCAACGGATCAAGCAGAACTAGCTTTCTTAGGTGATTCAAAACAATCACCGGCTTGTGCAAAGATTGCCCTAAATGCTTTGTGTCCAGCATTATACGCCATATTTAGAGATGGtctaaaggaaaacattgaaaCTTCTTTTGGTGCTGTCAATAACTCTGTCTGGCAAATGGTAGAAGCGACAGCTAGACAAg GTCCCATAACCAAGTCCCTTAATGAACTGGTTTTAAGAATAAACAGTGAAGACGCAGTAACGGAAGGATTGGTCAAATTCAATGCATTTATTTTAGGTCTATTAAA CGCACAATCTGTAGATGCGTGGGTGTCGTATGTGCGGACAAGGGAATCAATACTAGCAAAGCACTACGACTCCGATTCTCTCATCCTAGCGGGTTGCGTAGGCGAATCGCGATGTAGAGCCCTGTTGGATACGTTGCTGGCCAGCCTCGAACCACTCAGACTTCTGCCGTTCTCCCTTGATCTTATGTTCGAAATGCGCGAGTTACACCGAAGTTTCAAGAGGATTGAAAACGATATGAGAGCTGCTAGTAGG CCCACTACGATTAACACTCCGCCACTAACACTGAACCAGAGAAACCTGCTGAAGCTGGTCCGTTCGATGCAGTCCAGCGCCATTTCGAGTGACGACTGTCAGACTAGTGTCATAATGAGACACAAAGAGCCCAGAAACAAAGAGCCATCCACGCCAGACTTGTTGAACGAGTCGGCAAATGTTAAGACTACTGTTGAAAAAAATAGGCCGAGGTCATGTGTAAACCCATCTCCTATAGGCTACGACATGTGTCCTAACAACAGTAGAATAGACCTTGAGAATAATCGGAGATGGTCAGGAGTGCACCTGGGCTCGAAATTGATGCAAGCATTTGACAGATTAGTATTTGATGACAGTGATGATTACACTGATAGTCTAGAAAACAATAAGCCCTCCGCTAAAGCACCCGGCAATGACACGAAG CTGGATATAAGCGGCGAGGAGCAGTGGCGGCCGGGCTCAGCCAACAGCAGTGCGAGTGGGAACACAGGCGCTGGCAGCAACAACTCGGGGGGAAAGTTCCGACGTTTACAGCTAAAATGGGAAATGCTGAGTACTGCCGAAAGCCCCGTCACGCCATCTG GAGAAACATCACCAGCTACAGCTCGAGGATCCAAAATCCCACGGCCGGTGTCATCACCAGTCCGGCCTCAGGCGCCAACAGCGCAGTCGCCCGCCAAAAACACGCAtcg AGGCATCCCCGTACCGGTACGTAAAGGTTCTTCGCCCACAACAACGGCTCCACGTCCTAACACTACGAGGGCAGGTGCCACGAATAAGAAACCTCCGCAACCCGCCAatag AGGTATACCTGAGAAGTCAACGAGAAAACCTGCGGACAAAACTCGAATCGCAAACGTTGCTGCTAAAAAAGCAAACAGTTCTATGAAGTCGCC AGCGTCTCGCGTGGACGGTGCGTGTGTGGGCGGTGCACCGCGGCCCGCGTCGCTGCCGTACGGGCGAGCCGCGCCGCCACCCGCACCTCGTCGCGCCGCTTCATCGTCGGCAGCGCGGGCGCACGCGCACCACGCACAACAGAAGAACAA ATACGTGAGAACGCTTTGGCACAGACTACCATCAGACTCAGGTCACTTAGCGTTCAACGAGGGCGAAAGACTACGGCTGATCCTAGAGGTGGATGACCAGTACCTATTGTGCTGTCGCGGAGACCAGAAGGGATTGGTTCCCCGCGATGCTGTGCTTTTAGAGGATTTCTGA